TCGCGCACACCTTGACGATTTAGTGTCGCTCGGTAACTTTTCTTAAGCGAGGGAAACTGAAATCCTCAGAGAAAAGATCAGTTCGCATTTTCTAACCTTTTATGAAGtgatttctaaaagaaaaaaactcaaaggAGACGTGACAGCTTTTGATGCAAAATCATATCATCAGGTAACAGGTGCTGGAGTCGCTCGTGTGTTTCTAGCGACAGGATGAGTTTGTTGCTGTTGTGACAGACAAGGACGTGCACGTCGGTGCGCCACGCCATTTCTACTAACCTGTCCGTTTTTGCACAGGTCTGCCCACATGCTGGTTCCGTCGCCTCCTCTCATCAGCACATGGTAAGTAAAGAAGTAGATTCCGGAGACTTGACAGGTAAACTTGCCCGTAGATGGATCGTAATGATTTCCCAAGTTAGTTACAACATCGTCGAATTTCAGAACTTCGTACCCTTCGTGAGGGCTTTTCAGACCCACGTAAAATGCTATCTTGGTGCCACTCACCGCTGTGTTTACCACTCCCGTTTCAGTGCCACCTATACTTGGAAGTCCTGGATATCCCGGTTTTCCGGAATCCCCCTTTTCCCCCGGTGGTCCCTTTGGACCAGGCGGACCAGGTTCTCCGGGAGGACCTCTTGGCCCGGGTTTTCCAGGTCGCCCCGGTTCCCCTTTAATCCCTTGAAGAAAAGGCGGAGGTGGGATGGCACTAAGATCTTGCATTACTTCTACTGCTGTGCTACTGGCTTTGGGGTTGTAAGGGTCGCAAATCATCCTGCAGGTTCCCATCATCTCGTAGTGCGCTGTAGTCTTGGAGCTCTGAACTAGCAGTGGAATCGCTATAATAAGAATCAAAACCATGACGATGCCAACTACCGCAGCGACGAGCCGCTTCCTCTGGAAGATCCGAGAAGCAAGCGCTAAAAAGTCCGTTTTGCTTTGGGAAGTAATGGTGAAAGGTTGTGAACGGCTAAAATGTCCAGTAGAAAGAAAGTCCACCAAACAAGGCTGCTGTTTCAATTAAGAAGACACACGCGAACGCGCGCGCGCGCACCCACGCCTACACAGTGCATTCACCGAGCGCCTGGTGCTATAAGGCAGTTCCAGTT
This portion of the Polypterus senegalus isolate Bchr_013 chromosome 6, ASM1683550v1, whole genome shotgun sequence genome encodes:
- the c1ql2 gene encoding complement C1q-like protein 2; translated protein: MVLILIIAIPLLVQSSKTTAHYEMMGTCRMICDPYNPKASSTAVEVMQDLSAIPPPPFLQGIKGEPGRPGKPGPRGPPGEPGPPGPKGPPGEKGDSGKPGYPGLPSIGGTETGVVNTAVSGTKIAFYVGLKSPHEGYEVLKFDDVVTNLGNHYDPSTGKFTCQVSGIYFFTYHVLMRGGDGTSMWADLCKNGQVRASAIAQDADQNYDYASNSAVLHLDSGDEVYVKLDGGKAHGGNNNKYSTFSGFILYPD